The following is a genomic window from Dioscorea cayenensis subsp. rotundata cultivar TDr96_F1 chromosome 10, TDr96_F1_v2_PseudoChromosome.rev07_lg8_w22 25.fasta, whole genome shotgun sequence.
TTAACAACCTCAATTAATATGAGGTAACATGCAATACCTGATCAATCATTGGCATAAGACCAATAGCTCTTGCTCGAAGAAAGCATCCGGGGAGAACTGGTTCCTATTGATTTTTATGACAAAAAGAATTAGAGTTCTTCTGCATTCTAGCTTAACATATGAGTAGAATGTTGCCATAAAAACAATATTGAATATAGATAAGATGATCGGTCCCGTAACATGATTTTTGGTTACAATTCGTATTGTTTAAACTCTTGCTTGATGTGGAGATTCTAACCATCATTTACTAATGTAAGAAGAGCACAagaacatataaattatactttGCCAGTATTGCAAACATCCATCAAACATTATATAATAACACAAATTGGTGGCAAGTACTAAACTCACCTGCATAAGGACCAAAACATCCATTGGATCATTATCTTCGCAAAGAGTGCGCGGAATGAAACCATAATTATGAGGATACACAACCGAAGAATACAACACACGATCAACCTAAAACAAGTCATAACATCTCAGCATCAAATGattgaatttgaaaatgttTGTGAGATGAATGACAAAGAATTTATACACACCTTGATCAGTCCGGTTTTCTTATCAAGCTCATACTTAACTTTACTTCCTTTTGTGATCTCCACAACCTAAATCAAGCAAGCAACTTTCttcaaaaactcaattaaacaaaaGCAATCAAACTACTCACAACATGTTAATATGAGATAACACTCACAACATTGAAAACAGAAGGAGCTCCAGGTCCTGTACACAATGTCATGCAATCAATCAACTAGTTTAACACATTTTATACACAAATCAGtgagataaaaacacaaatagatCAATACCTATTTCAAGATCATGCCAAGGATGAGCAGCAACTGATCTCCTTGATAATGATGAGAGAATCCTCTCATTCAGCCTTGGAACAGGACGGTTCTGATAAGTTGGATTCTCATTGTTTTCACTCATGGTTCTGAAACAACAAAGACAGAATAATCTTTTGATCTAGAACCCAAAGAACATAGAGACCAATCCatgaagaaatcaaatcaaaatgaagaaaattacagaaattaaaaactaaaaaggaagctaaaaattgaaaatttaccTGATGACACTGATGGCGGCTATACAAGCAATGAATGGGAATTGGGAAGTTCGCTTCTGGCGATCCCCTTTTATAGATTTTAAAAGGGTTTTTGGACAACCTTTTGCCTTTTGGTTTGACTTTTGGCACGTGACACTGTCCATTGTGTGGTGTTGTGTGGGCCCGGGAATATGATGTTGAACTGTGATGTGAATGACGGATTAGAGTCATTAAATTGTGGGAATAATTGTACTTGATTCGCTctttgatagaaaaaaaaaacaaaacaaacaaaacaaaaacattttcGTTCTATTAAAGTGAagagtttgttgtttttttttaattataaatatttttaaaaacaatctgtttttttttccttccgcCGCATCATGTTTGATCCACTTGTTTCGccagatttttatttttattactgtatttttaatgataattaatagAGAGAATTgggttataaacccctcaaaaattctataattgcatatttaccctccgaaaaaacataattatatatatacccctgaaaaatataggaATTGAAGATATGCCTTTATTGTCTTGGTAAAAAATTCACATAAtcgaaatttattttatttaaagttattttaaataatttattaaaatgtctttaaaaaaataatgagaaaataaagacTGGGTGCAATTTGGAAAAACTAGAaatgactctctctctctctctctttcgtGAACTTATATAATGATGAAAgtaaactttatttttcaaaaaaaaataataataataacttatacacattctattttattagaagaatggATGAAGATCCATCCAAGTGTAAACTTTATACTGCAAGGGGGAACTTTCGGCGGCTTCAACCAGCCGTGGTATCTCaactttttcttaaataaaagaaagcctaaataaacacaataattcaataaataaaacatttattgGGATTTTAACTCCCTGACCAAACAAAAGACCTCAAATATAACATGTCATGTATGACACCATTCAAATACAGACCTCAAATATTGTGCCATGAACTTGAAATTTGAAAGTACATCCCTTATGTCTATATCTGTTTTTTGATGTTTCAATGGTCAAACAGCACACACATCATTGAACATATCTCAGAACAACTCCATGATATAAAGAAATTTTCAATGTAGGAATTATGTTAGTGCATGCGCTTAACATGAATAATTttgatccataaaaaaaaaaaaatttgaactcctaatttttttttaaaaaaaaagaatgtaaGACACAGGTTAACCTAAAACAATTCATAACATTTCACCCTCAAATGattgaatttgaaaatgttTCTGGGATGAATAACAAAGGATTGTTTACACAATTCAATTAAACGAAAGCAATCAAACTATTATAACATGTTTATCCGAGCGAAAACTCACAATATTCCAAACAGAAGGAGCTCCAAGCCCTGGCCACATTGTCATGCAGTCAATTAATTAACTAGTTTAACTCGGTTTATATACAAATCAATGAGATTAAACACAAATAGAATACCGATTTCAAGATCATGCTGGGGATGAGCAGCTACTGATCTACTTGATAAGAATGAGAGAATCCACTCATTCAGCCTTGGAACAGGATGGTTCTCAGAAGTAGCATGGTTCTGAAAcaacaaagagagaaaaatctGTTGATCTAGATTTCAAATCCAAGAATTATggaattaaataactaaaacagaacataaaaattgaatttttaccTGACAAGGGTCGTGGCCAGATTCAATGAATGGGAAGTGAGTTCCTTTCAACGCTTTTATAGAGTTTTGAGGGTTTTGAACCTTTTGGTTAGACTTTTTTGGCGGTTGACACTGTCCATGTTATGGTGTGTGGGCTTGGAAATCTGATGTTGAACTGTGATGTGAATGGTGGATTTGGGTCATTAAATCATCggaatgatttttttctttgcacCACATAGTCAATAAACCTCAACCATGCCTTGGAATAGAGTTGACCTTGACAAGAGTTTGTTCAATGGTTCCATGTCCAATCAATATGGCAGCATTTTATCTGCAAAAAGTTGAACCTGATAAGTTCTAATTGTATAATGCCTAAAATATACATTACAGGAACGGAGAAAATATATGGTTAAGTTGGGCCTCTAGAAAAAGTCTAAGCAGGCTAGGCATTCTGTCATATGCTTCACATTTTCATGACTCCTACCAGTTTATCCTCTCAAGGATTTCACATTTTTCACAACAAATGCAACACAACAATTAAGATAAAGAGCCTATGCtagtaaaagcaaagaaaaaacaagTCTCTAGACATAGTGATTCTACACATGCCTCAGTGTGTTCAACAAACACATCAGCCCAACCAATTTAGAATTGAAAAAGGAAaaccatattttcttatttcttgattatttttggaaaaagatggCTTTGACAAGAAAGGAGCCGTTCTTGACCTTTTACAGCGGACATTCCTCTCCTACACTAGTGGTGCATTTCAGACTGTAGAATAAATAGACGGTTCTGATGATAGAATAAAATTCCTGTCAATTGGAAAATAATGTATACCTGTCCATAATAAAGAAAACTCCTTTGCATTAAAAATAGTACCAAACATAAGACAAGTATTGAAAATTGAAAGATGACAATATAGATAACCATGCCTATTTAAAGGTTAACTCGGCCATAAACTGTgaacatattatatatagaaatatatcaGCATAGGTGCAAGTTCAACAGCCttataaatataatacatgCACTactcaatttcattattaatgAAACAGCTAGTAATGATACAACAAGTGAGGAGGGTAGGAAGGTACTGCAAGGATCACCTGCACTATTAATTCTTGATCAAAATGAGCTGACTTGACATAAAAAAGAAACTCTCAAAGAACTCAAAGATGATGCTTTCTTTCATGGATGCCTCAATCTCAGAAAAACTTTAAAGAGATTTCACAGGATAGATGATCAATCTTCCTTTTTTGAAAACAAGAGACCATTAGCAAAGACTTACCCACGCACATTGCTAGGCTTGTATAATCATTATACAATTTTTGCCctaacattattattttcagaTTTGATGCCATCAAAATGCATCCTCCATGGCATCAAATGGACAATTCTAGGCTGAATGGAAGAATAAATCCTAAACTCAATGTTCTTACGTAAGAACTACAAGTCAGGTTCCCCTTCAATGCCAGCATTCATGAAAGATCCATGTTCTCCCAAATACTAAGTGTCAAACTACTAAGATTCAAGCTTGTTCACCTATTACTCtaacgaaaaaaaaaatacatcaattaaTGCAAAAGATATATCAACTTTCACA
Proteins encoded in this region:
- the LOC120270033 gene encoding soluble inorganic pyrophosphatase 1, with amino-acid sequence MSENNENPTYQNRPVPRLNERILSSLSRRSVAAHPWHDLEIGPGAPSVFNVVVEITKGSKVKYELDKKTGLIKVDRVLYSSVVYPHNYGFIPRTLCEDNDPMDVLVLMQEPVLPGCFLRARAIGLMPMIDQGEKDDKIIAVCADDPEYRHYTDIKELSPHRLAEIRRFFEDYKKNENKTVAVDEFLPSSTAVDAIQYSMDLYAQYILQSLRQ